Proteins encoded in a region of the Pseudomonas syringae KCTC 12500 genome:
- a CDS encoding MurR/RpiR family transcriptional regulator, translating to MDRVRNLLEQIQGRLDELNKAERKVAEVILLNPQMATRLSIAALAQAAKVSEPTVNRFCRSFSVSGYPELKLQLAQSLASGAAYVSRAVEADDNPEAYTQKIFGSAIASLDSACQQLDPALISKSVDMLIQARQIHFFGLGASAPVALDAQHKFFRFNLAVTAHADVLMQRMIASVAHTGELFVIISYTGRTRELVEVARIARANGASVLGLTAAGSPLAQASTVSLNIPLPEDTDIYMPMTSRIIQLTVLDVLATGMTLRRGVDFQPHLRKIKESLNDSRYPIEDQG from the coding sequence ATGGACCGCGTAAGAAACCTCCTGGAGCAAATCCAGGGCCGACTCGACGAGCTGAACAAGGCCGAACGTAAAGTGGCCGAGGTCATCCTGCTCAACCCGCAGATGGCAACGCGGCTGAGCATTGCAGCGCTTGCCCAGGCCGCCAAGGTCAGCGAGCCGACGGTCAATCGCTTCTGCCGTTCGTTCAGTGTCAGCGGCTATCCGGAATTGAAGCTGCAACTGGCCCAGAGCCTGGCCAGCGGCGCAGCCTATGTCAGCCGTGCGGTGGAAGCGGATGATAATCCTGAGGCCTATACCCAGAAGATTTTCGGCAGTGCCATCGCGTCACTGGACAGCGCGTGCCAGCAATTGGACCCGGCCTTGATCAGCAAGTCTGTGGACATGCTCATTCAGGCGCGGCAGATCCATTTTTTCGGGCTGGGCGCCTCTGCGCCGGTGGCTCTGGATGCGCAGCATAAATTCTTCCGCTTCAATCTGGCGGTGACGGCGCATGCCGATGTGCTGATGCAGCGGATGATTGCGTCGGTGGCGCATACCGGCGAGTTGTTTGTGATCATTTCGTATACGGGGCGTACCCGTGAGTTGGTGGAGGTGGCGCGTATCGCGCGGGCCAACGGCGCGTCGGTGCTGGGGCTGACGGCAGCCGGTTCGCCGCTGGCTCAGGCCAGTACGGTGAGTCTGAACATTCCTCTGCCGGAAGATACGGATATTTATATGCCGATGACGTCGCGGATCATTCAGTTGACGGTGCTCGATGTGTTGGCCACGGGTATGACGTTGCGCCGCGGCGTCGATTTTCAGCCGCATTTGCGCAAGATCAAGGAAAGTCTGAATGACAGCCGTTATCCGATCGAGGATCAGGGCTGA
- a CDS encoding carbohydrate ABC transporter permease, translating into MSSVAANSKASPMDALQRWLPKLVLAPSMFIVLVGFYGYILWTFALSFTNSTFLPSYKWVGLAQYARLMDNDRWWVASKNLAVFGGMFIAISLVIGVLLAVLLDQRIRREGMIRTIYLYPMALSMIVTGTAWKWLLNPGLGLDKMLRDWGWEGFRFDWLIDQDRVVYCLVIAAVWQSSGFVMALFLAGLRGVDQSIIRAAQMDGASLPMIYWRVVLPSLRPVFFSAVMILAHIAIKSFDLVAAMTAGGPGYSSDLPAMFMYSFTFSRGQMGMGSASAILMLGAILAILVPYLYSELRTKRHD; encoded by the coding sequence ATGAGCTCTGTCGCTGCGAACAGCAAAGCCTCGCCAATGGATGCGCTGCAACGCTGGCTACCAAAACTGGTGCTGGCCCCCAGCATGTTCATCGTGCTGGTGGGTTTCTATGGCTATATCCTCTGGACATTCGCACTGTCGTTCACCAACTCGACGTTCCTGCCTTCCTATAAATGGGTCGGTCTGGCGCAATACGCGCGTCTCATGGACAACGATCGCTGGTGGGTGGCAAGCAAGAATCTTGCGGTCTTTGGCGGGATGTTCATTGCAATCAGTCTGGTGATCGGGGTCCTGCTGGCCGTCCTGCTGGACCAGCGGATTCGTCGCGAGGGCATGATTCGTACTATCTACCTGTACCCGATGGCGCTGTCGATGATCGTCACCGGTACTGCCTGGAAGTGGTTGCTCAACCCAGGCCTGGGCCTGGACAAGATGTTGCGTGACTGGGGCTGGGAAGGTTTCCGTTTCGACTGGCTGATTGACCAGGACCGCGTTGTGTACTGCCTGGTTATCGCGGCGGTCTGGCAGTCCTCCGGCTTCGTCATGGCGTTGTTTCTGGCAGGTCTGCGTGGCGTCGATCAGTCGATCATTCGCGCGGCCCAGATGGATGGCGCGAGTCTGCCGATGATCTACTGGCGCGTCGTGCTGCCAAGCCTGCGTCCGGTGTTCTTCAGTGCCGTGATGATTCTCGCGCACATTGCGATCAAGAGTTTCGACCTGGTAGCCGCGATGACCGCCGGTGGCCCCGGTTACTCATCCGACCTGCCCGCAATGTTCATGTATTCGTTCACCTTTAGCCGCGGCCAGATGGGCATGGGTTCTGCCAGTGCGATTCTGATGCTCGGCGCGATCCTGGCGATTCTGGTGCCGTATCTGTATTCCGAGCTGAGGACCAAACGCCATGACTAG
- the zwf gene encoding glucose-6-phosphate dehydrogenase, with product MPLITVEPCTFALFGALGDLAVRKLFPALYQLDRAGLLHEDTKILALAREPGDEESHLAYIEKSMRRFIPETELEPDNLGRFLARLSYLHVDFLKAEDYVALAERVGTAETLIAYFATPASVYGAICENLASVNLAERTRAVLEKPIGHDLASSRRVNDAVAQFFPENRVYRIDHYLGKDTVQNLIALRFANSLFETQWNQNHISHVEITVAEKVGIEGRWGYFDQAGQLRDMIQNHLLQLLCLIAMDPPSDLSADSIRDEKVKVLKALAPFTPERLATQVVRGQYTSGYSEGKAVPGYLEEENSNTQSDTETFVALRADIRNWRWSGTPFYLRTGKRMPQKLSQIVIHFKEPPHYIFAPEQRLQISNRLIIRLQPDEGISLQVMTKDQGLDKGMQLRSGPLQLNFSDTYRSARVPDAYERLLLEVMRGNQNLFVRKDEIEYAWQWCDQLIAGWKKAGDAPKPYPAGTWGPMSSIALITRDGRSWYGDM from the coding sequence ATGCCCTTGATTACGGTTGAACCGTGCACATTTGCCCTGTTTGGTGCCCTGGGGGACCTGGCGGTACGCAAGCTGTTCCCGGCTCTTTATCAGCTTGATCGCGCTGGACTGCTGCATGAAGACACAAAAATTCTTGCCCTGGCGCGTGAACCGGGCGACGAAGAGTCGCATCTGGCGTACATCGAAAAATCCATGCGCCGCTTCATTCCCGAAACGGAACTGGAGCCGGACAACCTGGGCCGCTTTCTGGCGCGCCTCAGCTACCTGCATGTCGACTTCCTCAAGGCCGAGGATTACGTCGCACTTGCCGAGCGGGTCGGCACTGCCGAAACCCTGATCGCCTATTTCGCCACACCGGCCTCGGTCTACGGTGCCATCTGCGAGAACCTCGCGTCGGTCAACCTCGCCGAGCGCACGCGTGCCGTACTGGAAAAACCCATCGGCCACGACCTGGCCTCTTCGCGCCGGGTCAATGACGCCGTCGCGCAGTTTTTCCCGGAAAACCGCGTTTATCGCATCGACCACTATCTGGGCAAGGACACGGTACAGAACCTCATCGCTCTGCGCTTTGCCAACAGCCTGTTCGAAACCCAGTGGAACCAGAACCATATTTCGCACGTAGAGATCACGGTGGCCGAGAAGGTCGGCATCGAGGGCCGTTGGGGCTACTTCGATCAGGCCGGCCAGCTGCGTGACATGATTCAGAACCACCTGCTGCAGCTGCTCTGCCTGATTGCCATGGACCCGCCAAGCGACCTGTCTGCCGACAGTATCCGTGACGAGAAGGTCAAGGTGCTCAAGGCACTGGCCCCGTTTACCCCGGAGCGTCTGGCGACCCAGGTGGTGCGCGGCCAGTACACCTCCGGCTACAGTGAAGGCAAGGCGGTGCCTGGCTATCTGGAGGAAGAAAACTCCAATACCCAGAGCGATACCGAAACCTTCGTCGCGTTGCGCGCCGACATCCGCAACTGGCGCTGGTCGGGTACGCCGTTCTATCTGCGCACCGGCAAACGCATGCCGCAGAAGCTGTCGCAGATCGTGATCCATTTCAAAGAGCCGCCGCACTACATCTTCGCGCCTGAACAGCGTTTGCAGATCAGCAACCGCCTGATCATCCGCCTGCAGCCTGACGAAGGCATTTCCTTGCAGGTGATGACCAAGGATCAGGGCCTGGACAAGGGCATGCAGCTGCGCAGCGGTCCCTTGCAACTGAATTTTTCCGACACCTACCGCAGTGCTCGTGTCCCCGACGCTTATGAGCGGTTGTTGCTGGAAGTCATGCGTGGCAATCAGAACCTGTTTGTCCGCAAAGATGAGATCGAGTACGCCTGGCAATGGTGTGATCAGTTGATCGCTGGCTGGAAGAAGGCGGGCGATGCGCCCAAGCCTTACCCGGCCGGAACCTGGGGGCCGATGAGCTCCATTGCCCTGATTACTCGCGACGGGAGATCCTGGTATGGCGACATGTGA
- a CDS encoding D-hexose-6-phosphate mutarotase: MTTHDAQLPEHPLQRFFRSRRARPTFEWERHQLRDVLVIDHPQCQAVFSRQGAQLLHFQPQGQKPWLWCAAQWPQVGAIRGGVPVCWPWYGRHPGESGWPAHGWGRLLDWKLIDSSECEEGVSLHWRLQLWDWQVDLHAELGQGMELRLSTCHEDSEPCHFSHALHAYWRIGDVAEVALEGLDGAQGYDELSRQACQQQGELRVAGACQRVFEHAGAVQLQDPIWQRRLNIDTGDSPNTVVWHPGSRPLLGVCGSETTGFVRVEAASGSGDTFSLRPGEQVQLKLQASLAG, from the coding sequence ATGACCACTCACGACGCGCAACTGCCTGAACATCCATTGCAACGCTTCTTCCGATCCCGACGTGCCAGACCTACTTTTGAGTGGGAGCGCCATCAGCTGCGCGATGTATTGGTTATCGACCATCCGCAATGTCAGGCCGTATTCAGTCGCCAAGGCGCGCAATTGCTGCATTTCCAGCCTCAAGGCCAGAAACCCTGGCTATGGTGTGCCGCGCAGTGGCCACAGGTGGGCGCCATTCGTGGAGGCGTGCCGGTCTGCTGGCCATGGTATGGCCGACATCCCGGCGAGAGCGGCTGGCCGGCGCACGGCTGGGGACGTTTGCTGGACTGGAAGCTGATCGACAGCAGTGAGTGCGAAGAAGGCGTGAGCCTGCACTGGCGCTTGCAACTGTGGGACTGGCAGGTCGATCTGCATGCCGAACTGGGGCAGGGCATGGAACTGCGTCTGAGCACGTGTCACGAGGACAGCGAGCCGTGTCACTTCAGCCATGCGCTGCACGCGTATTGGCGGATCGGCGATGTGGCTGAAGTCGCACTGGAGGGGCTCGACGGCGCACAGGGTTACGACGAACTCAGCCGACAGGCGTGTCAGCAACAAGGCGAACTGCGCGTGGCAGGCGCCTGCCAGCGCGTATTCGAACACGCCGGTGCCGTACAGCTCCAGGACCCGATCTGGCAGCGCAGGCTCAACATCGACACCGGCGACAGCCCCAACACCGTCGTCTGGCACCCCGGCAGCAGACCGCTGCTCGGCGTATGCGGCAGCGAAACCACAGGCTTCGTCCGCGTCGAAGCCGCCTCAGGCTCCGGCGACACCTTCAGCCTGCGGCCCGGAGAACAGGTGCAGCTCAAACTGCAAGCCAGCCTGGCAGGGTGA
- a CDS encoding carbohydrate porin: protein MKKINKGKSLSRLQLVCKLSALGAMGLAGSVHAAEPFAADSPWMTGDWGGKRTELLDKGYDFSLEYVSEMASNLKGGYNDDTTGRYSDQFALGMKVDLQKAFGWQDAEFKLAITERSGRNISNDRIGDPRAGTLSSSQEVWGRGQTWRLTQLWVKQKYFDGALDVKFGRFGPGEDFNSFPCDFQNLSFCGSQVGNYVNTWYNWPVSQTALRVKYNITPEVYAQVGVYEQNPSNLETGNGFKLSGSGTKGMILPVELVWTPTINSLPGEYRIGYYKSTPNADDVYKDVNGQPQAATGAAFKSHDSKHGWWVVAQQQLTTHDGDASRGLNIFANATVHDKATNFVDNYQQIGFTYKGPFNSRPKDDIGIGFARIHVNDDVQDRVRLANQISGINDYDNPGFLPVQSTEYNSEIYYGFHVTNWLTVRPNLQYIKHPGGVDQVDDALVAGIKIQSKF from the coding sequence ATGAAGAAGATCAACAAAGGTAAATCGCTTTCCCGGCTCCAGTTGGTATGCAAGCTGTCGGCGTTGGGTGCGATGGGTCTGGCAGGCAGCGTTCACGCCGCCGAGCCATTTGCCGCAGATTCACCCTGGATGACGGGTGACTGGGGTGGCAAGCGCACCGAGTTGCTGGACAAGGGTTACGACTTCTCGCTGGAATACGTTTCCGAGATGGCCAGCAACCTCAAGGGCGGCTACAACGACGACACCACCGGTCGTTACAGCGACCAGTTCGCGCTGGGCATGAAAGTCGATTTGCAGAAGGCGTTTGGCTGGCAGGACGCGGAGTTCAAGTTGGCGATCACCGAACGTAGTGGGCGCAACATCTCCAATGACCGGATCGGCGATCCTCGTGCTGGTACGCTCAGTTCCTCGCAAGAAGTCTGGGGGCGTGGCCAGACCTGGCGTCTGACCCAATTGTGGGTCAAGCAAAAGTATTTCGATGGCGCGCTGGACGTCAAGTTTGGTCGCTTCGGGCCGGGTGAGGATTTCAACAGTTTTCCTTGTGACTTCCAGAACCTGTCGTTCTGTGGCTCGCAGGTCGGTAACTATGTGAACACCTGGTATAACTGGCCAGTCAGCCAGACCGCTCTTCGCGTCAAGTACAACATCACTCCGGAAGTGTACGCGCAGGTCGGTGTCTACGAGCAGAACCCGTCCAACCTGGAAACCGGTAACGGCTTCAAACTCAGCGGTAGCGGCACCAAAGGCATGATCCTGCCGGTCGAACTGGTCTGGACGCCCACCATCAACTCGTTGCCCGGCGAGTATCGTATTGGTTACTACAAGAGCACGCCTAATGCCGATGATGTCTATAAAGACGTCAACGGTCAGCCGCAAGCAGCCACGGGTGCTGCGTTCAAGTCGCATGACAGCAAGCATGGCTGGTGGGTCGTTGCTCAGCAACAGCTGACCACTCACGATGGAGACGCGTCACGCGGTCTTAACATCTTTGCCAACGCCACCGTGCATGACAAAGCGACCAACTTCGTCGACAACTACCAGCAGATCGGTTTCACGTACAAAGGTCCGTTCAACTCGCGTCCGAAAGATGACATCGGTATCGGTTTCGCCCGTATCCACGTCAATGACGATGTGCAGGATCGCGTGCGTCTGGCCAACCAGATCAGCGGTATCAACGATTACGACAACCCTGGCTTCCTGCCGGTCCAGAGCACTGAGTACAACTCTGAAATCTACTATGGCTTCCACGTCACCAACTGGCTGACCGTGCGCCCCAACCTGCAGTACATCAAGCATCCTGGTGGCGTAGATCAGGTTGATGACGCGCTGGTAGCGGGCATCAAGATCCAGTCTAAGTTCTGA
- a CDS encoding carbohydrate ABC transporter permease: MTSHVGKPGISFSRVLIYAVLMLACLIYLVPLVVMLFTSFKTPDDIGTGNLLSWPSVVTAIGWIKAWDLVDGYFWNSIKITVPAVLISTAIGALNGYVLSMWRFKGSQLFFGLLLFGCFLPFQTVLLPASFTLGKMGLANTTTGLVFVHVVYGLAFTTLFFRNYYVSIPDALVKAARLDGAGFFTIFGRIILPMSTPIVMVCLIWQFTQIWNDFLFGVVFSSGDSQPITVALNNLVNTSTGAKEYNVDMAAAMIAGLPTLLVYVLAGKYFLRGLTAGAVKG, translated from the coding sequence ATGACTAGTCATGTTGGCAAACCGGGCATCAGCTTCAGTCGTGTTCTGATTTACGCCGTGCTGATGCTGGCCTGTCTGATTTATCTGGTGCCGCTGGTGGTGATGCTGTTTACCAGCTTCAAGACCCCCGACGACATCGGCACCGGCAACCTGTTGAGCTGGCCGAGCGTAGTGACCGCAATCGGCTGGATAAAAGCCTGGGACCTGGTCGATGGTTATTTCTGGAACTCGATAAAAATCACTGTGCCTGCGGTGCTCATCTCCACCGCAATCGGCGCGCTCAATGGCTACGTGCTGTCGATGTGGCGCTTCAAGGGCTCGCAGCTGTTCTTCGGTCTGTTGCTGTTCGGTTGCTTTCTGCCGTTTCAGACCGTTCTGCTGCCGGCATCCTTCACTCTGGGCAAGATGGGCCTCGCCAACACGACCACCGGGCTGGTGTTTGTTCATGTGGTCTACGGGCTGGCATTTACCACGCTATTCTTCCGTAACTACTACGTGAGCATTCCCGACGCGCTGGTCAAGGCTGCACGACTGGACGGTGCCGGTTTCTTCACCATCTTCGGGCGCATCATTCTGCCGATGTCCACGCCCATCGTGATGGTCTGCCTGATCTGGCAGTTCACCCAGATCTGGAACGATTTCCTGTTCGGCGTTGTGTTCTCCAGCGGCGATTCTCAGCCGATCACTGTGGCTCTGAACAATCTGGTCAACACCAGCACAGGTGCCAAGGAATACAACGTTGACATGGCGGCGGCGATGATTGCCGGCCTGCCGACACTGCTGGTCTACGTACTGGCTGGCAAGTATTTCCTGCGTGGGCTCACGGCCGGCGCGGTCAAGGGGTAA
- a CDS encoding ABC transporter ATP-binding protein has translation MATLELRNVNKTYGSNLPDTLKNIDLSIKDGEFLILVGPSGCGKSTLMNCIAGLESISGGEILIDGQDVSGTSPKDRDIAMVFQSYALYPTMSVRENIAFGLKIRKMPQADIDAEVARVAKLLQIEHLLNRKPGQMSGGQQQRVAMGRALARRPKIYLFDEPLSNLDAKLRVEMRTEMKLMHQRLKTTTVYVTHDQIEAMTLGDKVAVMKDGIVQQFGTPKQIYTDPANLFVASFIGSPPMNFIPLRLQRKDGQLIAALDSGLARCELPVGVSDAGLEDREIILGIRPEQIMLAGAESTGLPTIRAEVQVTEPTGPDTLVFVTLNQSKVCCRLAPDVAPQVGESLTLQFDPARVLIFDAQSGERLGVLGARQAAERENNVSPVEPQVIN, from the coding sequence ATGGCGACTCTCGAATTACGCAACGTCAACAAGACCTACGGCAGCAACCTGCCGGACACACTCAAGAACATCGATCTGTCGATCAAGGATGGCGAGTTCCTGATCCTGGTCGGTCCATCGGGCTGCGGTAAGTCCACCCTGATGAACTGCATTGCCGGTCTGGAAAGCATCAGTGGCGGGGAGATTCTGATCGACGGCCAGGACGTAAGCGGCACCAGCCCCAAGGACCGTGACATTGCGATGGTCTTTCAGTCCTACGCCCTGTATCCGACCATGAGCGTGCGTGAAAACATCGCCTTCGGGTTGAAGATCCGCAAGATGCCGCAAGCCGACATCGACGCTGAAGTGGCTCGCGTTGCCAAGCTGTTGCAGATCGAGCACCTGCTCAATCGCAAGCCGGGGCAGATGTCCGGTGGTCAGCAACAGCGTGTCGCGATGGGCCGTGCCCTGGCACGTCGGCCGAAGATCTATCTGTTCGATGAGCCGCTGTCCAACCTCGACGCCAAGCTGCGCGTCGAGATGCGTACCGAAATGAAGCTGATGCATCAGCGCCTCAAAACCACCACCGTTTATGTGACCCACGATCAGATCGAGGCCATGACGCTGGGTGACAAGGTGGCGGTGATGAAGGACGGTATCGTCCAGCAGTTCGGTACGCCCAAGCAGATCTACACCGATCCGGCCAACCTGTTCGTCGCCAGTTTCATCGGTTCACCGCCGATGAATTTCATCCCGCTGCGCCTGCAACGCAAGGATGGCCAGTTGATCGCTGCGCTTGACAGCGGTCTGGCACGTTGCGAACTGCCGGTGGGCGTGTCCGATGCAGGCCTTGAAGATCGAGAAATCATTCTCGGTATTCGCCCTGAACAGATTATGCTGGCCGGCGCTGAATCGACCGGGCTGCCGACCATTCGCGCGGAGGTCCAGGTGACCGAGCCGACCGGTCCGGATACGCTGGTGTTCGTCACGCTCAACCAGAGCAAGGTCTGCTGTCGCCTTGCCCCGGATGTCGCACCGCAGGTGGGCGAGAGCCTTACCTTGCAGTTCGACCCTGCCAGGGTGCTGATTTTCGATGCCCAGAGCGGTGAGCGTCTCGGGGTGCTGGGAGCGCGGCAGGCGGCCGAACGGGAAAACAATGTGTCACCGGTCGAACCGCAAGTGATAAATTGA